The Podarcis raffonei isolate rPodRaf1 chromosome 2, rPodRaf1.pri, whole genome shotgun sequence genome window below encodes:
- the LOC128408680 gene encoding killer cell lectin-like receptor subfamily B member 1B allele C isoform X1, whose protein sequence is MDGTVVYADIKLPEVSPPGRNLDSVQKPEHQLCPRWHGIMLQVGWAGNIVLVVAVIVMGVWVINKTPQDREKQVKASEWSPNTTQYCPAGCEGNKASEDFRSTLKEKLCETGDGSCHLCPLQWRLHKNKCYWFSETIQSWEKSKEDCIAKKSHLLIIDDQEEKEFIQKNGKLVWIGLIVSLPKKKWIWINGSLLQEKLFPAIQPEEGSCGAFEDNKIYSELCSTQLRWICQKESVLL, encoded by the exons ATGGATGGAACAGTTGTCTATGCAGACATAAAATTACCAGAAGTTTCCCCACCTGGAAGAAACTTAGATTCAGTTCAGAAGCCAG AACACCAACTGTGCCCACGCTGGCATGGAATTATGCTGCAGGTTGGATGGGCTGGAAACATTGTCCTGGTGGTGGCGGTGATAGTGATGGGAGTTTGGG TTATAAATAAAACTCCACAGGATCGTGAAAAACAGGTCAAAGCATCTGAATGGTCTCCAAACACAACTCAGTACTGCCCTGCAGGATGTGAAGGAAACAAAGCGTCAGAGGATTTCAGGTCTACTCTGAAAGAAAAATTGTGTGAGACGG GGGATGGAAGCTGCCACCTGTGCCCCTTGCAGTGGCGTCTGCACAAGAATAAATGCTACTGGTTTTCTGAAACGATTCAGTCTTGGGAGAAGAGCAAGGAAGACTGTATCGCTAAGAAGTCTCACCTACTAATAATTGATGATCAGGAAGAAAAG GAATTCATCCAGAAAAATGGGAAATTAGTATGGATTGGACTTATCGTgtcattgccaaagaagaaatggATCTGGATCAATGGCTCTTTGTTACAGGAGAAATT ATTTCCAGCAATACAACCTGAGGAAGGCAGCTGTGGTGCCTTTGAAGACAATAAAATCTATTCTGAGCTGTGTAGCACACAGCTTCGCTGGATTTGTCAGAAGGAATCTGTACTCCTTTGA
- the LOC128408680 gene encoding killer cell lectin-like receptor subfamily B member 1B allele C isoform X2: MDGTVVYADIKLPEVSPPGRNLDSVQKPEHQLCPRWHGIMLQVGWAGNIVLVVAVIVMGVWVINKTPQDREKQVKASEWSPNTTQYCPAGCEGNKASEDFRSTLKEKLWDGSCHLCPLQWRLHKNKCYWFSETIQSWEKSKEDCIAKKSHLLIIDDQEEKEFIQKNGKLVWIGLIVSLPKKKWIWINGSLLQEKLFPAIQPEEGSCGAFEDNKIYSELCSTQLRWICQKESVLL, translated from the exons ATGGATGGAACAGTTGTCTATGCAGACATAAAATTACCAGAAGTTTCCCCACCTGGAAGAAACTTAGATTCAGTTCAGAAGCCAG AACACCAACTGTGCCCACGCTGGCATGGAATTATGCTGCAGGTTGGATGGGCTGGAAACATTGTCCTGGTGGTGGCGGTGATAGTGATGGGAGTTTGGG TTATAAATAAAACTCCACAGGATCGTGAAAAACAGGTCAAAGCATCTGAATGGTCTCCAAACACAACTCAGTACTGCCCTGCAGGATGTGAAGGAAACAAAGCGTCAGAGGATTTCAGGTCTACTCTGAAAGAAAAATTGT GGGATGGAAGCTGCCACCTGTGCCCCTTGCAGTGGCGTCTGCACAAGAATAAATGCTACTGGTTTTCTGAAACGATTCAGTCTTGGGAGAAGAGCAAGGAAGACTGTATCGCTAAGAAGTCTCACCTACTAATAATTGATGATCAGGAAGAAAAG GAATTCATCCAGAAAAATGGGAAATTAGTATGGATTGGACTTATCGTgtcattgccaaagaagaaatggATCTGGATCAATGGCTCTTTGTTACAGGAGAAATT ATTTCCAGCAATACAACCTGAGGAAGGCAGCTGTGGTGCCTTTGAAGACAATAAAATCTATTCTGAGCTGTGTAGCACACAGCTTCGCTGGATTTGTCAGAAGGAATCTGTACTCCTTTGA